The following coding sequences are from one Gadus macrocephalus chromosome 3, ASM3116895v1 window:
- the cant1b gene encoding soluble calcium-activated nucleotidase 1b: MNLFGLAVGGLCPVWASMTVSASDPRFHLRWRAIALLALLSLALLVYLHRPPHSGDHGGRAHSYHDSKPHRREGEGVGDRHAPGAAAPYNATYPLSPPQRTGAGVRYRIAVIADLDTASRSTKEQTWFSYMRRGHLTVGGGGERLEVEWDEEQVTLESHLAEKGRGMELSELVVFNGHLYTVDDRTGVVYRIEGNRAVPWVILPDGDGLVSKGFKAEWLAVKDQRLYVGGLGKEWTTAAGEVLNDHPEWVKVVGHQGDVQHQSWVSRYNALRTAAGIQPPGYLIHEAAVWSERLRRWFFLPRRASHERYDEAADERRATNLLLSCGPDFRGPEARRVGPLSLTRGFSSFRFVPDTQDRVVVALKSEEVAGAIATYITAFTLDGRVLLAETKMGDVKYEGLEFI; the protein is encoded by the exons ATGAACCTCTTCGGTCTCGCCGTCGGCGGCCTCTGCCCGGTGTGGGCGTCCATGACGGTCTCCGCCTCCGACCCGCGCTTCCACCTGCGCTGGCGCGCCATCGCGCTGCTGGCGCTGCTGTCCCTCGCCCTCCTCGTCTACCTGCACCGGCCCCCCCACAGCGGGGACCACGGCGGCCGCGCCCACAGTTACCACGACAGCAAGCCGCACCGccgcgagggggagggggtcggcGACCGCCACGCCCCCGGCGCCGCGGCGCCGTACAACGCCACGTACCCGCTGAGCCCGCCGCAGAGGACGGGGGCGGGCGTGCGGTACCGCATTGCCGTGATCGCGGACCTGGACACGGCCTCGCGCAGCACCAAAGAGCAGACCTGGTTCAGCTACATGAGGAGGGGCCACCtcacggtgggggggggcggggagcggCTGGAGGTGGAGTGGGACGAGGAGCAGGTGACGCTGGAGAGCCACCTGGCGGAGAAGGgccgag GCATGGAGCTGTCGGAGCTGGTGGTGTTCAACGGCCACCTGTACACCGTGGACGACCGCACCGGGGTGGTGTACCGCATCGAGGGCAACCGGGCCGTCCCCTGGGTCATCCTCCCGGACGGGGACGGACTTGTGTCCAAAG GGTTCAAGGCGGAGTGGCTGGCGGTGAAGGACCAGCGGCTGTACGTGGGCGGCCTGGGGAAGGAGTGGACCACCGCCGCGGGCGAGGTGCTGAACGACCACCCCGAGTGGGTGAAGGTGGTGGGCCACCAGGGGGACGTGCAGCACCAGAGCTGGGTGTCCCGCTACAACGCCCTGCGGACCGCCGCCGGGATCCAGCCCCCAG gctacCTGATCCACGAGGCGGCGGTGTGGAGTGAGCGTCTGCGCCGCTGGTTCTTCCTCCCGCGGCGGGCGAGCCACGAGCGCTACGACGAGGCGGCGGACGAGCGCCGCGCCACCAACCTGCTGCTCTCCTGCGGCCCCGACTTCAGGGGCCCGGAGGCCCGGCGCGTGGGGCCCCTCAGCCTCACGCGCGGCTTCTCCTCCTTCCGGTTCGTCCCGGACACCCAGGACCGCGTGGTGGTGGCGCTGAAGTCGGAGGAGGTGGCCGGCGCCATCGCCACCTACATCACGGCCTTCACGCTGGACGGCCGCGTGCTGCTGGCCGAGACCAAGATGGGCGACGTCAAGTACGAGGGCCTGGAGTtcatctag